One genomic region from Chlamydia poikilotherma encodes:
- a CDS encoding carbohydrate porin, whose protein sequence is MASFRSSLLTTLCAYGTLTTPAYGIDPNHPEHHHHRYSERLKKSNAKDSNISSLPATSESSETLGQEPRHHILTPVRNVLEDHPCDEGLSISKLLHSIEKETNSQISVDFTILPQWFYPKKGPLAAIDEKQPTWQFYMSPSISWQLYNSPTAGVGSIDFSYTLIRYWRNNAQNANNATGIAGGINDYSSRANTLSQLTFSQTFPGEMLTVSLGQYSLYSIDGTLYDNDQQSGFISYALSQNASATYSLGSVGAYVQFTPTPSINIQAGFQDAYNILGTSFDVYNLTRNRYNFYGYFSWAPQNSLGSGQYSALIYSTRKVSQQPTQTTGWSLNFGQHLGEKLYVFGRWNGATGTAVNLNRSYVFGLASANPINRNSQDLFGAACSMSKVNPKVVTERKIRKYETVIETFATIGFGPHISLTPDLQIYIHPARRPDKRSAKVYGVRANFST, encoded by the coding sequence ATGGCGTCTTTTCGTTCTTCTCTATTAACCACTCTATGTGCTTACGGTACGTTGACGACGCCTGCTTATGGAATCGATCCAAACCATCCTGAGCATCATCATCATAGATACTCTGAGAGACTAAAAAAAAGTAACGCTAAAGATTCTAATATCTCCTCCTTACCTGCAACATCAGAATCATCTGAAACCTTAGGCCAAGAACCTCGTCATCACATACTTACCCCTGTACGTAATGTCCTAGAAGATCACCCTTGCGATGAGGGGTTGTCAATCTCAAAATTATTGCACTCGATAGAAAAAGAGACTAACTCTCAGATATCTGTGGATTTTACCATACTCCCTCAATGGTTTTATCCTAAAAAAGGTCCCCTAGCAGCAATCGATGAGAAGCAGCCGACTTGGCAATTTTATATGAGTCCTAGTATCTCTTGGCAGTTATACAATAGCCCTACAGCAGGGGTAGGGAGTATTGATTTCTCCTATACATTAATACGTTATTGGAGAAACAACGCGCAAAATGCCAACAATGCTACAGGCATCGCCGGCGGGATCAATGATTATAGCTCTCGAGCAAACACATTATCACAACTTACATTCTCTCAGACATTCCCTGGAGAAATGCTTACCGTTTCGTTAGGCCAATACAGCTTATATTCTATAGATGGAACTTTATACGATAACGATCAGCAATCTGGATTCATAAGCTATGCCCTATCACAAAATGCTAGCGCGACATATTCCTTAGGGAGTGTTGGTGCCTACGTACAATTTACACCTACACCTTCTATAAATATCCAGGCTGGTTTTCAGGATGCCTACAATATTTTGGGCACCTCTTTTGATGTCTATAACCTCACAAGAAATCGATACAATTTCTATGGTTATTTCTCGTGGGCACCACAAAATTCTCTTGGTAGTGGGCAATATTCCGCATTAATCTATTCTACAAGAAAGGTTTCCCAACAACCTACTCAAACAACAGGATGGTCATTGAACTTCGGTCAACACCTCGGAGAAAAACTCTATGTATTTGGAAGATGGAATGGGGCCACAGGAACAGCAGTAAATCTTAATCGTTCGTATGTTTTTGGATTAGCGTCAGCAAATCCAATAAATCGTAATTCTCAAGATCTTTTTGGAGCCGCTTGCTCGATGAGTAAAGTGAATCCTAAAGTCGTTACGGAAAGAAAAATTCGCAAATATGAAACTGTAATAGAAACATTTGCAACTATAGGATTTGGACCTCATATTTCTCTAACTCCAGACCTACAAATTTATATTCATCCAGCACGAAGACCTGATAAACGTTCTGCGAAAGTTTACGGTGTTCGGGCTAACTTTTCTACCTAA
- a CDS encoding pyruvoyl-dependent arginine decarboxylase, translating into MPYGTRYPTLAFHTGGVGESDDGMPPQPFETFCYDSALLQAKVENFNIVPYTSVLPKELFGNIVPVDQCVKFFKHGAVLEVIMAGRGAATIDGTHAIATGVGICWGQDKNGELIGGWAAEYVEFFPTWINDEIAESHAKMWLKKSLQHELDLRSIVKHSEFQYFHNYINIKQKYGFSLTALGFLNFENADPATIR; encoded by the coding sequence ATGCCTTACGGGACACGTTACCCAACATTAGCTTTCCATACGGGAGGAGTAGGAGAATCCGATGACGGAATGCCTCCTCAACCTTTCGAAACTTTCTGCTATGACTCCGCTCTTTTACAAGCCAAAGTCGAAAATTTTAATATCGTTCCCTATACATCTGTACTACCTAAAGAACTTTTCGGGAATATTGTTCCCGTAGATCAATGTGTTAAATTCTTCAAACATGGTGCTGTTTTAGAAGTGATTATGGCTGGACGCGGGGCCGCGACAATAGATGGCACTCATGCAATTGCTACAGGTGTTGGCATCTGCTGGGGACAGGACAAAAATGGTGAGCTTATCGGTGGCTGGGCCGCAGAATATGTAGAGTTTTTCCCTACATGGATCAATGATGAGATCGCAGAATCACATGCAAAAATGTGGTTAAAAAAATCTCTACAACATGAACTAGACCTTCGCTCCATTGTCAAACATAGTGAATTTCAATACTTCCATAACTACATCAATATTAAGCAAAAGTACGGTTTCTCATTAACTGCATTAGGGTTTCTCAACTTTGAAAATGCCGATCCGGCAACAATTAGGTAA